In a single window of the Tellurirhabdus bombi genome:
- a CDS encoding DUF7683 domain-containing protein, whose amino-acid sequence MALDTEDPGPIQRVVSVFEKESSQFVKLIPLQHFSLEKYKATFDVPANDPSMHEFYEISPEHMPLFRDENIGFAFDEHIYYVECARIEKESSA is encoded by the coding sequence ATGGCATTGGATACAGAAGACCCCGGTCCAATTCAACGGGTTGTATCGGTTTTTGAAAAAGAATCTTCTCAGTTTGTTAAACTTATACCCCTCCAGCACTTTTCCTTAGAAAAATACAAAGCAACGTTTGACGTTCCGGCCAACGACCCGTCGATGCACGAATTTTACGAAATCAGCCCTGAACACATGCCCTTGTTTAGAGATGAAAATATTGGATTCGCCTTTGATGAGCACATTTATTACGTTGAATGTGCACGAATCGAAAAAGAATCCAGCGCCTAA
- the guaA gene encoding glutamine-hydrolyzing GMP synthase: protein MTTEQILILDFGSQYTQLIARRVRELDVYCEIHPYNHIPPITPDIKGVILSGSPCSVRDADAPFIDLTQFRGKLPLLGVCYGAQMLAQRNGGEVKPSTIREYGRAKLGTVNEDSPLLHGIDQHSQVWMSHGDTIMQLPDDFRVIASTDTVRVAAFDIAGEATYGIQFHPEVTHSLQGKALLKNFVVDICGASQNWTSESFVETTVAQLAEKLGDDKVVMGLSGGVDSSVAAMLIHRAIGKNLYCIFVDNGLLRKDEFEDVLESYRHLGLNVKGVDAKELFYTGLAGLTDPEAKRKAIGKTFIEVFDQEAHLIEDVKWLGQGTIYPDVIESVSVKGPSATIKSHHNVGGLPDFMKLKVVEPLNTLFKDEVRAVGRTLEIPNAILGRHPFPGPGLGIRILGDITPDKVAILQEVDALFINGLKREGLYDQVWQAGAMLLPVQSVGVMGDERTYERVVALRAVTSVDGMTADWAHLPYEFLADISNEIINRVKGVNRVVYDISSKPPATIEWE from the coding sequence ATGACCACCGAACAAATTCTCATCCTCGATTTCGGTTCGCAGTATACTCAATTGATTGCTCGCCGCGTGCGCGAACTGGATGTCTACTGCGAAATACATCCTTACAATCATATTCCGCCGATTACCCCCGACATCAAAGGGGTTATCCTCTCGGGCAGCCCTTGTTCTGTTCGCGATGCGGATGCACCTTTTATTGATCTGACTCAATTCCGGGGAAAATTGCCGTTACTGGGCGTTTGCTACGGAGCACAAATGCTGGCCCAGCGGAACGGTGGCGAAGTAAAGCCGTCTACCATTCGCGAGTATGGCCGCGCCAAGCTTGGAACGGTAAACGAAGATAGCCCGCTGCTGCACGGCATCGACCAGCATTCGCAGGTCTGGATGTCGCACGGCGATACCATCATGCAGCTTCCCGACGATTTTCGGGTAATTGCCTCGACCGATACCGTACGCGTTGCCGCTTTTGATATTGCGGGAGAAGCTACGTACGGCATTCAGTTCCACCCCGAAGTAACGCACTCCCTGCAAGGAAAGGCCTTGTTGAAAAACTTTGTCGTTGACATCTGCGGGGCTTCGCAAAACTGGACTTCCGAATCCTTTGTGGAGACAACCGTTGCTCAGTTGGCCGAAAAATTAGGCGACGATAAAGTGGTGATGGGACTTTCGGGTGGCGTAGATTCTTCGGTTGCCGCCATGCTGATTCACCGCGCTATTGGCAAAAATCTGTATTGTATTTTTGTGGACAATGGCCTTCTTCGGAAAGACGAGTTTGAAGATGTGCTGGAATCATACCGGCATTTAGGGCTAAATGTCAAAGGTGTTGATGCCAAAGAACTTTTCTATACGGGGCTGGCTGGTCTGACCGATCCGGAAGCGAAACGGAAAGCCATCGGTAAAACGTTTATCGAGGTTTTTGACCAGGAAGCGCACCTCATTGAAGACGTTAAGTGGTTGGGTCAGGGAACCATCTACCCCGATGTAATTGAATCGGTTTCGGTAAAAGGTCCGTCTGCCACCATTAAATCGCACCACAATGTGGGTGGTTTGCCCGATTTCATGAAGCTGAAAGTAGTCGAGCCGCTCAATACGTTGTTTAAAGACGAGGTACGTGCGGTGGGCCGGACGCTGGAAATTCCAAACGCAATTCTGGGTCGTCACCCGTTCCCGGGTCCAGGTTTGGGTATTCGGATTCTGGGCGATATTACTCCCGATAAAGTAGCCATTTTGCAGGAAGTAGATGCGCTATTTATCAATGGTTTAAAGCGTGAAGGCTTGTACGACCAGGTTTGGCAGGCGGGCGCGATGCTGTTGCCCGTTCAGTCGGTTGGGGTGATGGGCGATGAACGCACTTACGAGCGCGTAGTGGCACTCCGGGCGGTTACCAGCGTGGATGGAATGACCGCTGACTGGGCTCACTTACCGTATGAATTTTTGGCCGATATCTCCAATGAAATCATCAACCGAGTCAAAGGAGTGAACCGGGTTGTATATGATATTTCGTCGAAGCCACCAGCTACCATTGAGTGGGAGTAG
- a CDS encoding lytic transglycosylase domain-containing protein, giving the protein MVARKLVSTMVQHSTHNQALYRLRLRASSFFSTIEPILERYHIPPDFKYLPLVESALRSTAVSPKGAAGYWQFMPQTARELGLTVRPGRDDRQNLLKSTDAACRYLRDLHNQLGSWTLAAAAYNIGINRLLYHIRRQQEADYYYLKLNPETARYLYRIVAFKELFTNYRSYDEIISPAAMATLSIPLPGGELENEYEVLIPEILVESVEAAAGDGAVEVKNLPTTTRQKLTDIQSEEISTMVRTGVKATLVEASGLEAGQVWVFKLSRGTDVRGAALDEGDLLYAVIENIDARRNKLFLRVEKAYSVQRRNVLPAFLSAIDASTGQSGIPLPDLEEVRAGWVLTLKPL; this is encoded by the coding sequence ATGGTGGCTCGTAAGTTGGTTTCGACGATGGTGCAGCATTCTACGCACAACCAGGCGCTTTACCGGCTTCGGCTTCGGGCTTCCTCTTTTTTTTCCACCATTGAGCCCATCTTAGAACGTTATCATATTCCCCCCGATTTCAAGTACCTGCCACTCGTCGAAAGTGCCTTACGCAGCACGGCGGTATCACCCAAAGGGGCGGCGGGCTACTGGCAATTTATGCCTCAAACGGCGCGTGAGCTGGGCCTAACGGTGCGCCCTGGCCGCGACGACCGCCAGAATCTGCTGAAATCAACCGATGCGGCCTGTCGCTATTTGCGGGATTTACACAACCAACTTGGCTCGTGGACACTCGCCGCCGCTGCTTACAACATTGGGATTAATCGATTGTTATACCACATCCGGCGGCAACAGGAAGCCGATTATTATTACCTGAAACTAAACCCGGAAACAGCACGCTACTTGTACCGCATAGTGGCTTTCAAAGAGCTGTTTACCAACTACCGTAGTTACGACGAAATTATCAGCCCGGCTGCGATGGCTACCTTAAGTATTCCATTGCCGGGTGGCGAGCTTGAGAATGAATACGAGGTATTGATACCCGAAATTCTCGTTGAATCTGTGGAAGCAGCGGCTGGTGACGGTGCGGTTGAAGTGAAAAATCTACCGACAACAACCCGCCAGAAATTAACAGATATACAAAGCGAAGAAATCAGTACTATGGTCCGCACGGGCGTGAAAGCTACGTTGGTTGAAGCTTCAGGACTGGAAGCGGGCCAGGTTTGGGTTTTTAAATTGAGCCGGGGAACCGATGTTCGCGGGGCTGCTTTGGACGAAGGCGATTTGCTTTACGCGGTCATTGAGAACATCGATGCTCGCCGCAACAAGTTGTTTCTACGCGTAGAAAAGGCCTATTCCGTTCAGCGACGAAACGTGTTGCCCGCTTTTCTCTCTGCGATTGATGCCTCCACGGGACAGTCGGGGATTCCGCTGCCGGACCTCGAAGAAGTCCGGGCAGGTTGGGTGCTAACCTTGAAACCCCTGTAG
- a CDS encoding DUF4249 domain-containing protein produces MQQATRQWIGWIVGFAVLASLVPSCIDRVDLPIRHEKPVLVVEGQITNEAPPYLVRLTYSNPFRYTGELPAEALARNAQVRLSDDAGRSTSLREILGRPSYYQTVDSTFVGQPGRIYTLSIALSDGKRYVSQPERMQAVPPIDTIYTDVARLNLTTDPFRYMVYVDAQDPAQTENYYRWTATTYSVRLSTGVPCALGSSALCYDKCWIPFYHRSLNIFSDQGINGNSIKKRLVAQSPIYALGPHAMEIKQYSLSRQAYQFLRSFQEQQSRVGSIFDPLPTSIIGNIVNADDEKDHVLGYFSASAVTTKRLKEFKDESSRGNLRSYLATLIPQQGDCRYLFASEGAFLLQYEPPGF; encoded by the coding sequence ATGCAACAAGCAACAAGACAATGGATAGGCTGGATAGTGGGCTTCGCTGTTCTGGCCAGCCTGGTTCCTTCCTGCATTGATCGGGTTGATCTTCCCATCCGCCATGAAAAACCAGTTTTAGTAGTCGAAGGGCAGATTACCAACGAAGCTCCCCCCTATCTGGTACGGCTTACTTACTCCAACCCCTTTCGGTATACGGGCGAGCTGCCTGCCGAAGCGTTGGCGCGGAATGCGCAGGTTCGGCTGAGCGATGATGCGGGACGCAGTACATCATTGAGGGAAATACTGGGCCGACCCAGCTATTACCAGACAGTTGATTCTACATTTGTCGGACAGCCGGGGCGGATTTATACACTGTCAATTGCTCTTTCGGATGGCAAACGCTACGTGTCGCAACCCGAACGCATGCAAGCGGTGCCACCAATTGATACAATTTATACTGATGTCGCTCGCTTGAACCTGACCACAGACCCCTTCCGCTACATGGTGTATGTTGACGCTCAGGATCCGGCGCAAACCGAAAATTATTACCGGTGGACGGCCACTACCTATAGCGTCCGCCTATCCACGGGCGTGCCCTGCGCTTTGGGAAGTTCCGCCCTATGCTACGATAAATGCTGGATTCCATTTTACCACCGAAGCCTTAACATCTTCTCCGACCAGGGTATCAATGGAAATTCAATTAAGAAACGGCTCGTCGCTCAGTCGCCCATTTATGCCCTTGGGCCACACGCCATGGAAATCAAACAGTATTCACTTTCCCGCCAGGCGTATCAATTTCTGCGATCTTTCCAGGAACAGCAATCCCGTGTAGGCAGCATTTTCGACCCTTTACCTACCTCTATTATCGGCAATATTGTTAACGCTGATGATGAAAAAGATCACGTGCTTGGCTATTTCAGTGCGTCAGCGGTTACAACAAAGCGTCTCAAAGAATTTAAGGATGAATCTAGTCGCGGAAACCTGCGCTCCTACCTGGCAACGCTCATTCCCCAGCAAGGAGACTGCCGATATCTGTTTGCGTCCGAAGGGGCTTTTTTACTTCAGTATGAACCACCCGGGTTTTGA
- a CDS encoding TonB-dependent receptor: protein MRLFPFFLCTLFAALVTYTAKAQQRVTLSGTIFRADTTLPLPGASIQVIGVGAGTTTDETGHFSLTLPSGSHDLDITSVGFRRLRHHVVVMNNKTITLRLIPQTFDLEELQVRKRTEDENVRSVTMGLIQLNIQQLKKMPVVLGEPDILKAITLQAGVSTAGEGTGGFNVRGGRTDQNLVLLDGAPLFNTSHLLGFYSNINSDAVQDVELYKGSFQAQYGGRVSSLMLINTKAGNRDRWQYAGGVGLLSSRFVADGPIGKKVTLLVGGRVAYPNWILKSFPEGSTAKSSRAFFYDGNLKLQFRPNATNTFSLTAYRSQDSFKFPGDTLYGWQSNIVSGQWSSLLKKSLLLNVQLLHSDYSYQVDGEREGYTFQLRSGIQQQEVKADLFYTLNDKHKIQGGITGILYGVQKGDIQPSGNQSSVNPKTLQPENGRELGIYLQTEWTLLPALTAQAGLRYSTFAQIGATQVYRYAEGLPRSPETLVDSTRYGAGQTVQTYGGWEPRLGLRLQLTPRASFKLNYSRMRQCIHLISNTTAITPIDFWKLSDPFVPGQIADQYSAGLFQNLADNSIELALEGYYKNIQNLIEYRNGATLLLNSNLETDLLRARGRAYGLELSIAKNKGKLTGQISYSYARSLVLVQTAYSELQVNNGQWFPSNFDRPHNLYLQARWDLSRNWLFSTNFVYSTGIPATYPDGQYVFNGLPTLDYSRRNADRIPDYHRLDIAFSKDTRKSKNQLRYSIWTLGIYNLYARKNPYSIYFTRSGAQTQAYRLAVFGSLIPSINYSFYF, encoded by the coding sequence ATGCGCCTTTTTCCTTTTTTTCTGTGCACTCTATTTGCGGCTCTGGTAACTTATACTGCAAAAGCCCAGCAAAGAGTCACTCTGAGTGGGACTATTTTCCGCGCCGATACAACGCTCCCCCTCCCCGGTGCCAGCATCCAGGTGATTGGCGTGGGAGCCGGAACCACTACCGATGAAACGGGTCATTTTTCCCTTACTTTACCGTCTGGAAGTCACGACCTGGATATTACTTCGGTGGGTTTCCGCCGCCTCCGCCACCACGTTGTTGTCATGAATAACAAAACCATTACCCTCCGCCTGATTCCGCAGACCTTTGACCTGGAAGAGCTTCAGGTACGCAAACGAACGGAAGATGAGAATGTGCGGAGTGTCACCATGGGCTTGATTCAACTGAATATTCAGCAGTTAAAAAAAATGCCGGTGGTGCTGGGCGAGCCCGATATTCTGAAGGCCATTACGCTACAGGCGGGCGTTTCTACGGCGGGTGAAGGAACGGGCGGTTTTAATGTGCGCGGCGGTCGCACGGATCAGAATCTGGTTTTGCTGGATGGAGCGCCTCTGTTCAACACCTCTCACTTACTCGGTTTTTATTCCAACATTAATTCTGATGCCGTTCAGGATGTTGAGCTCTACAAAGGCAGTTTTCAGGCGCAGTACGGCGGGCGAGTTTCCTCGCTGATGCTGATTAATACCAAAGCCGGTAACCGCGATCGCTGGCAATATGCGGGCGGCGTGGGCCTTTTGAGTAGCCGGTTTGTTGCCGATGGCCCCATTGGGAAAAAAGTAACGCTGCTGGTGGGCGGACGCGTGGCTTATCCCAACTGGATCTTGAAATCTTTTCCGGAAGGAAGTACGGCCAAAAGCAGCCGCGCTTTTTTCTATGATGGCAATCTAAAACTGCAATTCCGCCCCAATGCTACCAATACGTTTTCCTTGACCGCTTACCGCAGCCAGGATTCGTTTAAGTTTCCCGGCGACACGCTCTATGGCTGGCAATCCAATATTGTATCGGGGCAATGGAGTAGTTTGTTAAAAAAATCGCTTTTGCTGAATGTTCAGTTGCTGCATAGTGATTATAGCTATCAGGTTGACGGCGAGCGGGAAGGCTACACGTTTCAGCTTCGTTCAGGCATTCAGCAACAGGAAGTAAAGGCGGACCTTTTTTATACGCTGAATGACAAACACAAAATTCAGGGCGGCATCACTGGGATTCTGTATGGTGTTCAAAAAGGAGATATTCAGCCAAGCGGTAACCAATCCAGCGTAAACCCAAAGACCCTTCAGCCGGAAAATGGCCGGGAACTGGGAATTTACCTCCAAACCGAATGGACCCTCCTGCCTGCACTTACCGCCCAGGCGGGGCTGCGCTATTCGACTTTTGCGCAAATCGGTGCCACGCAGGTTTATCGCTACGCGGAAGGACTGCCCCGCTCGCCCGAGACCCTTGTTGATTCAACTCGTTATGGCGCTGGGCAGACCGTCCAAACCTACGGAGGCTGGGAGCCTCGGCTGGGGCTGCGGCTCCAACTAACGCCCCGCGCTTCCTTCAAGCTCAATTATAGTCGGATGCGGCAGTGTATCCACCTGATTTCCAACACGACCGCCATTACGCCCATCGACTTCTGGAAACTGAGCGATCCTTTTGTTCCGGGGCAAATTGCCGATCAGTATTCGGCGGGCCTTTTCCAAAATCTGGCGGACAATTCCATTGAACTGGCCCTTGAGGGCTATTACAAAAACATTCAAAATCTGATTGAATACCGGAATGGAGCTACCCTCCTGCTCAACTCGAACCTGGAAACGGATCTGCTTCGTGCCAGAGGCCGCGCGTACGGCCTTGAACTGAGCATCGCAAAAAACAAAGGAAAACTGACGGGGCAAATCAGCTACTCGTACGCCCGCTCGCTGGTACTGGTGCAGACGGCCTATAGTGAACTGCAAGTCAACAACGGCCAGTGGTTCCCGTCAAATTTTGACCGGCCACACAACCTGTATCTGCAAGCACGTTGGGATTTGTCCAGAAACTGGCTCTTTTCTACCAATTTTGTATACAGTACCGGTATTCCGGCTACTTATCCCGATGGTCAATATGTATTTAATGGCCTTCCTACGCTGGATTATTCCCGGCGCAATGCGGATCGCATTCCGGATTACCACCGGCTAGACATTGCCTTTTCAAAAGACACGCGAAAAAGCAAAAACCAGCTTCGGTACAGCATTTGGACACTAGGCATTTACAACCTCTACGCCCGAAAAAATCCGTATTCGATCTATTTTACCCGCAGCGGTGCCCAGACTCAGGCCTACCGCCTTGCTGTTTTCGGCTCGCTCATCCCCTCCATTAATTACTCGTTTTATTTCTGA
- a CDS encoding complex I subunit 1/NuoH family protein, translating into MCWQGEERYFCTVSKFAMLALFIFLVMVVSFVVVGVYLERKVSAFIQDRLGPMEVGKYGLLQLFADLLKLLQKEDIVPLAADRKLFLLAPAVIFASVFAGFAVMPLTPDLQGSAAAVGVFYLMAIVSVDVVGVLMAGWGSNNKYSLFGALRSVAQIVSYEVPLGLTILCAVMICQSLNLQEISFQQGIYTDETNYLFGIKAMGVDVTDWGGIFTWNILRNPFLFFAYIIFFIATLAESNRAPFDLPEGESELVAGFHTEYSGMRFALLFLSEYGMMLLVSFLGAILFLGSWNTPLPNIGPLRLAEWTSGAPGTIWGNVTGAFWLLSKAMFAILVQMWVRWTFPRVRVDQMMHLCWKVLTPIGLVLLLISGVWRLLMVG; encoded by the coding sequence ATTTGTTGGCAAGGAGAGGAAAGGTATTTTTGCACCGTCTCCAAATTTGCTATGCTTGCACTCTTTATTTTTTTGGTAATGGTTGTCAGTTTTGTGGTCGTGGGTGTTTACCTCGAGCGCAAAGTATCAGCTTTTATTCAGGACCGCCTGGGCCCAATGGAGGTCGGAAAATATGGATTGCTGCAATTATTTGCCGATTTGCTGAAACTTCTGCAAAAAGAAGACATTGTGCCGTTGGCCGCCGACCGGAAACTTTTCTTACTGGCTCCCGCTGTTATTTTTGCGTCGGTGTTTGCTGGCTTTGCCGTTATGCCGTTGACGCCGGATCTTCAAGGATCGGCGGCGGCAGTGGGCGTTTTTTACCTGATGGCCATTGTGTCGGTCGATGTGGTGGGCGTACTGATGGCGGGTTGGGGCTCCAACAATAAATACTCGCTATTTGGTGCCCTGCGCTCGGTGGCGCAGATTGTATCGTATGAAGTGCCGCTGGGTCTGACGATTCTATGCGCCGTGATGATTTGCCAATCCCTGAATTTGCAGGAAATTAGTTTTCAGCAGGGCATTTATACGGATGAAACCAATTATCTGTTCGGTATCAAGGCAATGGGAGTTGATGTTACCGACTGGGGAGGAATTTTTACCTGGAATATTCTGCGTAATCCATTTCTGTTTTTTGCCTACATCATCTTTTTCATTGCTACCCTGGCTGAATCCAACCGGGCTCCGTTCGACTTGCCCGAGGGCGAATCGGAACTGGTTGCTGGCTTTCACACCGAATATTCCGGAATGCGGTTTGCCTTGTTGTTTTTATCGGAATACGGCATGATGTTGCTGGTGTCGTTTCTGGGAGCAATCCTATTTCTGGGAAGCTGGAATACGCCTCTGCCCAACATCGGCCCCCTTCGTCTGGCCGAGTGGACCAGCGGTGCGCCGGGTACGATTTGGGGAAATGTCACCGGAGCGTTCTGGTTACTTTCGAAGGCGATGTTCGCCATTTTGGTGCAGATGTGGGTGCGCTGGACCTTTCCCCGCGTTCGAGTTGACCAGATGATGCACCTTTGCTGGAAAGTATTAACGCCTATTGGCTTGGTTTTGCTGCTTATTTCCGGTGTATGGCGGCTGCTAATGGTCGGATAA
- a CDS encoding O-antigen ligase family protein: MVSFVLPQRIQILVTLFICLFWAARDSISNHKMPFKQYKWALFLGSTYLLYVLFIALSKQANWHEALFKLEQKLSLFLLPFAFLLFKPKTRKILSSQGLYFVLSCLLVCALGNLYFLFGYAWQLDRPIPNAEYRGYFEDITDIHPTYMGIYLCFATSILLLSTETRQKLKKWQYLSLLFSIFIFILTLMPKAPVVALFIIVAYYCWLNRRRSKTYLPILGVLSLALFTAFVFIPFSSQRVGEYSALLNASPTANPALNSFSMRQIILTINMNLLHHHWLLGVGPVNLDHLLNAEYTAYSQQLHYNLGVYNTHNEYLNQWLSFGLIGLLLFLGILGTQFVKAYKWRNHLYLFLLITLSVTFSTENVLSRQRGVLFYTFFTSLFFFNGINALGGRKKESVHQQLSESEVVQEEEVAVV, translated from the coding sequence ATGGTTTCTTTTGTTCTTCCTCAGCGCATTCAGATTCTTGTTACGCTCTTTATCTGCTTATTCTGGGCCGCGAGAGATTCGATCAGCAATCACAAAATGCCGTTTAAGCAGTACAAATGGGCTTTGTTTTTGGGTAGTACCTATTTGTTGTATGTTCTATTTATTGCGCTTTCCAAACAGGCAAACTGGCACGAAGCTCTTTTCAAGCTAGAGCAGAAACTGAGTCTTTTCCTGCTTCCTTTTGCTTTTCTTCTGTTCAAGCCAAAAACCCGAAAAATCCTTTCTAGCCAGGGACTTTATTTTGTATTGAGCTGTTTGCTGGTCTGCGCCCTGGGGAATCTATACTTTCTTTTTGGCTACGCCTGGCAGCTCGACCGTCCAATACCGAATGCTGAATACCGGGGTTATTTTGAAGATATAACGGATATTCACCCCACTTATATGGGTATCTATCTGTGCTTTGCCACCTCAATTTTGCTACTCTCTACTGAAACCCGGCAAAAGCTAAAAAAGTGGCAGTATCTGAGCCTTCTCTTCTCGATCTTTATTTTCATTCTGACCCTGATGCCCAAAGCTCCCGTTGTGGCGCTCTTCATCATCGTCGCGTATTACTGCTGGCTTAACCGCAGACGCTCAAAGACCTACCTGCCTATTCTGGGCGTCCTGAGTTTAGCCCTTTTTACTGCCTTTGTTTTTATTCCGTTCAGTAGCCAGCGGGTCGGCGAGTATTCAGCCCTTCTTAATGCTAGCCCTACAGCTAATCCAGCCCTCAATTCATTCAGCATGCGTCAGATTATTCTGACCATCAACATGAACTTGCTGCATCACCACTGGCTGTTGGGTGTCGGCCCCGTCAATCTGGATCATCTACTGAACGCCGAGTACACTGCTTATTCGCAACAACTTCATTACAATCTCGGTGTGTACAATACACACAATGAGTACCTTAATCAGTGGTTATCGTTTGGACTTATCGGCCTGCTGCTCTTTTTGGGGATTTTGGGGACACAATTTGTCAAAGCATACAAATGGAGAAACCACCTTTATTTGTTTCTTTTGATCACGCTTTCGGTCACGTTCTCTACGGAGAATGTTTTGTCCAGACAACGCGGGGTACTTTTTTACACTTTCTTTACGTCCTTGTTTTTCTTCAACGGAATAAATGCTTTAGGAGGCCGTAAAAAAGAGTCAGTGCATCAACAATTATCGGAATCGGAGGTGGTTCAGGAAGAGGAAGTAGCCGTCGTATAA
- the galU gene encoding UTP--glucose-1-phosphate uridylyltransferase GalU — protein sequence MIKKAVIPAAGLGTRFLPATKAQPKEMLPIIDTPTIQYVVQEAVDSGIEDILIITGKGKRSIEDHFDRNFELEARLEEKEDGVLNAIRRLSDMADIHFVRQKELNGLGDAIYYARHHVGNEPFAVLLGDTVMESVIPATQQLIDTYEQYRGTIIAVEEVPADKVNRYGIVGGKSLSESILELNTLVEKPAIDAAPSNLAIAGRYILTPDIFAAIEQTPKGKNGEIQLTDAMLLLLKRECLYAHRIEGKRHDIGNKMDFLKTTVEFALKRKEFAEPFLTFLKEVVAAHS from the coding sequence ATGATTAAAAAAGCTGTTATTCCCGCCGCTGGATTAGGTACCCGCTTTCTGCCTGCCACCAAAGCACAACCGAAAGAAATGCTTCCGATTATCGATACGCCCACGATTCAGTATGTCGTGCAGGAAGCCGTTGATTCAGGAATCGAAGATATTCTAATTATTACCGGCAAGGGCAAACGCTCGATTGAGGACCATTTTGACCGCAACTTTGAACTCGAAGCCCGCCTTGAAGAAAAAGAAGATGGCGTTCTGAACGCTATTCGCCGCCTGTCCGACATGGCAGACATCCACTTCGTGCGGCAAAAAGAACTGAATGGCCTGGGAGATGCCATCTATTACGCACGTCACCACGTTGGCAATGAGCCTTTTGCGGTCCTTTTGGGCGATACGGTCATGGAGTCGGTCATTCCGGCTACCCAGCAGCTGATCGATACCTATGAGCAGTACCGGGGAACGATCATTGCGGTGGAAGAAGTGCCCGCGGATAAAGTAAATCGGTATGGCATCGTCGGTGGCAAGTCACTAAGTGAAAGCATTCTGGAATTGAATACCTTGGTTGAAAAGCCTGCTATCGATGCAGCGCCTTCCAATCTGGCCATCGCTGGCCGGTACATTCTGACTCCCGATATTTTTGCGGCCATTGAGCAAACGCCCAAAGGTAAAAACGGCGAGATTCAGCTCACGGATGCCATGTTGCTTCTGCTCAAACGCGAATGTCTGTATGCCCACCGCATCGAAGGCAAGCGCCACGACATTGGCAACAAGATGGATTTTTTGAAAACAACAGTTGAATTTGCCCTTAAACGCAAAGAGTTTGCCGAGCCATTTTTAACTTTTTTAAAGGAAGTCGTGGCGGCACATAGTTAA
- a CDS encoding mevalonate kinase family protein — protein MIIETRAYARAGLLGNPSDGFFGKTISISVRNFGASISLYQSPEVHIEPQGPDTNTFKSIYHLRDAVASLGYHGGIPLIKAAIKQFGEYCEREGIRLPNRNFTIRYQTSIPRQVGLSGSSAIVVATFRALMRFYQVDIPLVLLPTLVMKSETEELGITAGLQDRVIQCYEGCVYMDFDRTMVESKGHGQYEPVNPRALPKLYIAYKTALGKQSGRVHNDVRSRWLKGEKLVVDTLQEIAGVAQRGHDALLNNRQAEMHDLVNENFDLRCRIYNINESNMEMIETARRIGASASFAGSGGAIVGTYQDDDMLNRLFVELKRLDARVIKPYIS, from the coding sequence TTGATTATTGAAACGCGTGCCTATGCCCGTGCCGGGCTGCTGGGCAATCCATCTGACGGCTTCTTTGGCAAAACCATATCGATTTCGGTGCGTAATTTCGGGGCATCGATCTCGCTTTACCAATCTCCAGAGGTCCATATTGAGCCGCAAGGCCCTGACACGAACACGTTTAAGAGCATTTACCACCTGCGCGATGCAGTAGCTTCTTTGGGTTACCACGGTGGTATTCCGCTGATTAAAGCCGCGATTAAGCAATTTGGCGAATACTGCGAACGTGAAGGCATTCGACTTCCAAACCGGAATTTTACAATTCGTTACCAAACATCAATTCCCCGACAAGTCGGTTTGTCGGGTTCCAGTGCCATTGTGGTGGCTACTTTCCGGGCGTTGATGCGATTTTATCAGGTCGATATCCCATTAGTACTCTTACCAACGTTAGTTATGAAATCGGAAACCGAAGAACTGGGCATTACCGCCGGTTTGCAGGACCGGGTCATCCAGTGTTACGAAGGTTGCGTGTACATGGACTTTGACCGAACGATGGTCGAATCGAAAGGGCATGGCCAGTATGAGCCGGTAAATCCACGCGCTTTGCCAAAATTGTACATTGCTTATAAGACGGCCTTGGGGAAACAGTCGGGACGGGTACACAACGACGTTCGGTCGCGGTGGTTGAAAGGCGAAAAGCTGGTTGTTGATACCCTCCAGGAAATTGCCGGTGTGGCGCAGCGCGGCCACGATGCCCTGCTGAACAACCGCCAGGCGGAAATGCATGATCTGGTGAACGAGAACTTTGATCTGCGTTGCCGCATTTACAACATCAACGAAAGCAATATGGAAATGATTGAAACAGCCCGTCGTATTGGAGCCTCTGCATCCTTCGCTGGATCAGGAGGAGCCATCGTCGGTACGTACCAGGACGACGATATGCTCAATCGCCTGTTTGTTGAACTAAAGCGCCTGGACGCCCGCGTTATCAAACCATACATCAGTTAG